One genomic region from Esox lucius isolate fEsoLuc1 chromosome 24, fEsoLuc1.pri, whole genome shotgun sequence encodes:
- the LOC105006246 gene encoding E3 ubiquitin-protein ligase Topors, with translation MAPTKMKLRVRRRETGAGAGGEQDEQEETPKTPSSRSVSAEASPDSKCPICLDRFNNMSYLDRCLHRFCFRCIQEWSNSKAECPLCKQPFSSILHSVRAQDDFKEFTLRPPPAPGENGTVMIAATEAAAAALVTARAGGNHGERRRMRRGGGQGRGGRERRYLGRQPRERAFLSSPPLPLPPPPPIHPPLLPRPEDGGMAGAALREVDEEEDPGVIFEGLTGSAAPPPHDRGVQRLMVRLAARRRAQREGRSVRLLRPREMLAFRRALYRSGVRVRGNLAGGERPRDITASFYQRNPAALQRIHPWLQRELTVLYGAHGSLVNIVQRIITSRITRHDMAGGGGVIQDELRPFLLARTDHFLHELICFARSPLSMEAYDQLAVYDPQSHLGRMTSSSSDTDDSVIAISEEEEEEEEEEGGSEGERERRPVSGAESSALSQSAWDDETPGPSYSTAEPSHSPLPLPVSPGGRGPVESSEHQEVTAGERGEEGGAEEEGGDECMIVGFVKPMAERTPELVQLSSDSSDQEEDAQKKKEEEEERMEKKQAFSLPALPPLCIDIPPLSIPVPPPSPSKHTHTEGKEVVGETEQGAEGSHHGPLVEGRRECPRSGPSGSRSRSRQRSQGGSGSVLSGSDRSRSSERSWSAQIAAPPQNDDSSRERHRKRRERERERRRKKRARERESHSYYRDSYRHHIREQRKERGRERERGRERGGQRGGGKDTVRERIPYEPARSRYSHAGIFSSPEFSVLSHSPLRSQSLSRSSKRGRESPREHRRSCSSDSLSSFSSTSHLSADGQPSRHSDKPGGKRKYKTRHLEDPSWEPPSSACRQKGREGKRGRDGGRGGAETSPGPRNSRARVGESETRPRSRSPSIEIIYEGTAEPVASSPRPQRDHKRKHRRKQRHSTRRHSPVIITIDSDSDRAPPTTRPGDDRALDLTDRDALAFPGRDLPAAGLPLGDHSLDMGVDISDLAVDILDRSLTALDQSSDNGFDVDRAVDDGGDDVPVHAKNLTRTSAGHTVTRNLNVGDAGHVRPQVNRVDPDVSTSVTSDSRLLAAILHELEHTLVPKPDASTSSYPDHDPNTTTADSRELIQRSEGGIISASPADNRCTSPTSRRPSDAQSSRSPTHVFPIGPRHRSPNPDSPIGPRHRSANPDSPIGPRHRSASPGSPIGPYSHSNKSSSSIGPYPHSANPGSPIGPYPHSANQGSPIGPYPRSANQGSPICPYPRSANPVSILTYNTSAVPSIQHLSNSLSVQLPTAPLLAGHSSPATPPPSIGQDHCATSPPPSIGLDHCATRPPPSIGLHHRATRPPPSMQISSDAVSSILTLGNYSSTHVSPRYHCSGTDPMVPSQDNTNSGSQVTHRSDSIAWSSGAGLHSATKSSVSATKGRYNSPVSTREDCFNSPELAIKDCSKSPLSVTEERSNSPVSVTEERSNSPVSVTQERSNSPVSVTQERSNSPVSVTEERSNSPVSVTEERSNSPVSVTEESPSCTHVVYSSD, from the exons ATGGCGCCCACTAAGATGAAGCTGCGTGTGCGTCGGAGGGAGACAGGAGCTGGCGCGGGAGGAGAACAGGACGAACAGGAAGAGACGCCTAAGACCCCATCCTCCCGGTCGGTCTCAGCCGAGGCGTCTCCTGACTCAAAATGTCCCATCTGTCTGGACCGATTCAACAACATGTCTTACCTGGACAG GTGTCTCCATCGCTTCTGCTTCCGCTGCATACAGGAGTGGAGCAACAGCAAG GCTGAGTGTCCACTCTGCAAGCAGCCGttctcctccatcctccactcCGTCAGAGCTCAGGATGACTTTAAGGAGTTCACGCTCAGACCGCCGCCGGCTCCGGGAGAGAACGGCACGGTTATGATCGCTGCCACTGAAGCTGCTGCCGCTGCCTTGGTAACCGCCAGGGCGGGTGGTAACCATGGCGAACGGAGGAGGATGCGGAGAGGAGGAgggcaggggagaggaggaagggagaggagatATTTAGGACGACAACCGAGGGAAAGGGCTTTCCTttcttcacctcctctccctctacctcctccacctcctatTCACCCTCCTCTTTTGCCTCGGCCTGAAGATGGAGGGATGGCTGGAGCAGCGTTGAGGG AggtggatgaagaggaggaccCAGGGGTAATATTCGAGGGTTTAACTGGCTCGGCGGCGCCCCCGCCCCACGACCGCGGGGTACAGCGCCTCATGGTACGACTGGCCGCGCGGCGACGGGCCCAGCGGGAGGGCCGCTCGGTGAGGCTGCTCCGCCCACGGGAGATGCTGGCCTTCCGCCGCGCCCTCTATCGCAGCGGCGTGCGAGTCCGGGGCAACCTGGCCGGGGGCGAGAGACCGCGGGACATCACGGCGTCGTTCTACCAGCGGAACCCGGCAGCCCTCCAGAGGATCCATCCCTGGTTACAG CGGGAGCTTACGGTGCTCTACGGTGCCCACGGTTCATTGGTCAACATCGTCCAGCGCATCATAACGTCGCGAATCACGCGGCACGACATGGCAGGAGGGGGCGGTGTCATACAGGACGAGCTCCGGCCCTTTTTGCTGGCACGGACTGATCACTTCCTTCATGAGCTG ATCTGTTTTGCCCGTTCTCCTCTCTCCATGGAAGCCTATGATCAGCTGGCCGTCTACGACCCACAATCCCACCTTGGCAGAATGACATCATCATCCAGCGACACAGACGACTCCGTCATTGCCATCTCAGAGGAAGAG gaggaggaggaggaagaggaagggggttcagagggggagagggagcgaCGGCCCGTGTCAGGAGCGGAAAGTAGCGCTCTCAGCCAATCAGCTTGGGATGATGAAACCCCAGGACCCTCCTACTCTACAGCCGAGCCTTCCCATTCGCCCCTGCCGCTGCCCGTCAGCCCAGGGGGGCGTGGCCCAGTGGAAAGCTCTGAGCATCAAGAGGTGACagcaggagagaggggggaggagggaggagcagaagaggagggaggggatgagTGTATGATAGTGGGCTTCGTTAAACCGATGGCTGAGAGGACTCCTGAGCTGGTACAACTCTCCTCCGACTCCTCGGACCAAGAGGAGGACGCAcagaagaagaaagaggaggaggaggagaggatggagaagaaacaggccttttcacTTCCAGCACTTCCCCCTTTATGCATTGACAtcccccccctctccatccccgtccctcccccctctccatccaaacacacccacacagagggGAAGGAGGTGGTGGGGGAGACGGAgcagggagcagaggggagcCATCATGGCCCTCTGGTcgaggggaggagagagtgtCCACGGTCCGGGCCTTCCGGGTCCCGATCCAGAAGCCGGCAGCGGTCGCAGGGGGGGTCCGGCAGTGTCCTGTCAGGGTCGGACCGCTCCAGGAGCTCTGAACGGAGCTGGTCGGCTCAAATCGCCGCGCCTCCACAGAACGACGACAGCAGCCGGGAACGCCATCGAAAGAGAcgggagagggagcgagagaggaggaggaagaaaagagcacgagagagagagagccactCCTACTACAGAGACTCCTACAGGCACCACATCAGAGAACAacggaaggagagggggagggagcgagagagggggagggagagagggggacagaggggcGGGGGTaaagacacagtgagagagaggattCCATATGAACCGGCCAGGTCCCGATATTCACACGCAGGAATATTCTCTAGTCCAGAATTCAGCGTTTTATCCCACTCCCCGCTCCGCTCTCAGTCCTTATCCCGGAGCAGTAAACGAGGTCGGGAATCTCCTAGGGAACACCGGCGTTCCTGTTCATCCGACAGTCTCTCCAGCTTCAGCTCCACGTCCCACTTGTCCGCGGACGGACAACCTTCCAGACATTCCGACAAGCCGGGAGGGAAGAGGAAGTACAAGACGCGGCACCTGGAAGACCCTTCCTGGGAACCTCCCAGCTCTGCGTGCAgacagaaggggagagagggaaagcgggggagagatggggggagagggggagcagAAACCTCCCCGGGGCCCAGGAACAGCAGAGCCCGGGTGGGGGAGAG CGAGACGAGGCCCCGGTCCCGCAGCCCCAGCATTGAAATCATCTACGAGGGGACGGCGGAGCCCGTGGCTAGCTCCCCGCGTCCTCAACGCGACCACAAACGCAAACACCGGAGGAAACAGCGTCACAGCACGCGCCGGCACTCCCCGGTGATCATCACCATCGACAGTGACAGCGACCGCGCGCCTCCGACCACCAGGCCAGGCGACGACCGCGCTCTGGATTTAACTGACCGCGATGCGCTCGCCTTCCCTGGCCGTGATTTGCCCGCGGCCGGTCTTCCTCTCGGCGACCACAGCCTGGACATGGGGGTCGATATTAGTGATTTGGCGGTTGACATCCTCGACCGTTCTTTGACGGCTTTGGACCAGAGCTCGGATAACGGCTTCGATGTTGACCGGGCTGTGGATGACGGTGGGGATGATGTTCCGGTCCACGCCAAGAACCTGACCAGAACCTCTGCCGGTCACACGGTCACCCGCAACTTGAATGTGGGCGACGCCGGTCATGTTCGCCCGCAGGTCAACCGCGTCGACCCTGATGTCTCGACCTCGGTGACCTCTGACTCTCGTCTCCTAGCCGCCATCCTCCATGAATTGGAACACACACTAGTGCCCAAGCCTGATGCCAGTACGTCATCTTACCCCGACCACGACCCTAATACAACCACAGCGGATAGCAGGGAGCTCATCCAGAGGTCGGAGGGTGGGATCATCTCTGCCTCCCCAGCTGACAACCGCTGTACCAGTCCCACATCTAGACGTCCCTCTGACGCCCAGTCTAGCAGATCTCCAACACACGTCTTTCCTATTGGCCCACGCCACCGTTCACCCAATCCAGACTCTCCTATTGGCCCACGCCACCGTTCAGCCAATCCAGACTCTCCTATTGGCCCACGCCACCGTTCAGCCAGTCCAGGCTCTCCAATAGGCCCATACTCCCATTCAAACAAGTCAAGCTCTTCAATAGGCCCATACCCCCATTCAGCCAATCCAGGCTCTCCAATAGGCCCGTACCCCCATTCAGCCAATCAAGGCTCTCCAATAGGCCCATACCCCCGTTCAGCCAATCAAGGCTCTCCAATATGCCCATACCCCCGTTCAGCCAATCCAGTCTCAATACTCACATACAACACTAGTGCTGTTCCATCTATTCAACATCTCTCCAATAGTCTGTCAGTACAGCTTCCCACAGCTCCTCTACTGGCTGGACACAGCTCTCCTGCCACTCCGCCACCTTCTATTGGACAAGACCACTGTGCTACTAGTCCTCCACCTTCTATTGGACTAGACCACTGTGCTACCAGGCCTCCACCTTCCATTGGCCTACACCACCGTGCTACCAGGCCTCCACCTTCTATGCAAATCAGCTCAGATGCTGTGTCATCTATATTAACCTTGGGGAACTATTCTAGCACCCATGTATCTCCCAGATACCACTGCTCTGGAACCGACCCTATGGTTCCTTCACAAGACAACACTAACTCCGGATCCCAGGTTACCCACCGTTCTGACAGTATTGCTTGGTCATCAGGCGCAGGACTTCACTCCGCTACTAAATCATCTGTATCGGCCACTAAGGGCCGTTATAATAGTCCTGTATCGACCAGAGAGGACTGTTTTAATAGTCCTGAATTGGCAATAAAGGATTGTTCTAAAAGTCCTTTATCAGTCACAGAGGAACGTTCTAATAGTCCTGTATCGGTCACAGAGGAACGTTCTAATAGTCCTGTATCGGTCACACAGGAACGTTCTAATAGTCCTGTATCGGTCACACAGGAACGTTCTAATAGTCCTGTATCGGTCACAGAGGAACGTTCTAATAGTCCTGTATCGGTCACAGAGGAACGTTCTAATAGTCCTGTATCGGTCACAGAGGAGAGTCCCTCATGCACTCATGTTGTCTACAGCAGTGACTGA